Proteins from one Coffea arabica cultivar ET-39 chromosome 8c, Coffea Arabica ET-39 HiFi, whole genome shotgun sequence genomic window:
- the LOC113705678 gene encoding auxin-responsive protein IAA5, which translates to MELELGLALPVSSVHFPNKSFDLNINKNALQLQEQQQQQPKDLIEFKNLMITQKRSFSEAFREDKTLSLLVWNGRQPNDDEDGEEQERESFGPLDIKNDEDDHDQIVGWPPIKSWRKKFLRGGRQERALERAGVRNSVFVKVKMEGVIIGRKIDLTLFDSYQALTNAVLNMFAKYRNGDEDDGPYILSYLDKEGDWLLAGDVPWQIFVESVQRIELLKRRS; encoded by the exons ATGGAACTAGAACTAGGACTTGCTCTTCCAGTTTCATCGGTCCATTTCCCCAATAAAAGTTTCGACCTAAACATCAATAAGAATGCACTGCAGCTCCaagaacaacaacaacaacaacctaAAGATCTGATCGAATTCAAGAACCTGATGATCACACAAAAGCGCAGTTTTTCTGAGGCATTTCGTGAAGACAAGACGCTTTCTTTGCTGGTATGGAACGGCCGGCAGCCAAACGATGATGAAGATggggaagaacaagagagagagtcCTTTGGCCCTTTGGACAT CAAGAATGATGAGGACGACCATGATCAAATAGTGGGTTGGCCACCCATAAAAtcgtggaggaagaaatttctccgTGGCGGCCGCCAGGAAAGAGCACTGGAGAGGGCTGGTGTTAGAAACTCGGTATTTGTGAAGGTGAAGATGGAGGGGGTCATCATAGGAAGAAAGATTGATTTAACTCTCTTTGACTCTTATCAAGCCCTCACCAATGCCGTGCTCAACATGTTTGCCAAGT ACAGAAatggtgatgaagatgatggACCTTATATTCTCTCGTACCTGGACAAAGAAGGAGACTGGCTCCTAGCAGGAGATGTCCCATGGCA AATATTTGTGGAGTCTGTGCAACGCATTGAATTACTGAAACGAAGGAGTTGA